The Octopus sinensis unplaced genomic scaffold, ASM634580v1 Contig09616, whole genome shotgun sequence genome contains the following window.
caattttttttgtccggcaaattttaaattctgctttaaaattaaattctaaaagccaaaaataattttaaaaattaaaaaaataattctaattttgccaagaatgatgtaagaaaattaaattataatttattttaaaaaaatcgatTTATTACAAATCCAATTTTTTTGTCAGGCACTGTATAGGACTAAAAGAGAACAGGAACCACGTCAGTCTTGGAGGAAATTCTGGAGCAAGATGAGCCGCACCAAGGACGGCATTGTTTGTTGTCCTTGGGGAGGTTTTTAAAACCATTGGGAAACCACGACACCACCAATGATTACTTTGATTTAAGGACGTTGAAATTTAAAAAGTTATTATTGCTAATTAACGGCggttgttcttcttattattaacaCATTccgtaggaacataaacaaagttaTAATCCCACACGTGTCACAAGCGAAACAATCTTCTGGACCATCCTTGTCCATGCCCCTCTGTAGCGGGCGAGATCCCGCAAAGATTCTAGGTCGTCCaagtttttgaaacttttgccATGAAGTTTGAGATCCCTCTCCAGAACTGCCGGAAGAGTGGATCTAGGTCTTCCACGATATTTGTCTCCATGTTCGGAGAAATAATCGTCCATTGCCCGATTGGCCGGAGCTCTGGGGTCCATTCGCAAAATATGGCCAAATAATTTCCACCGGCCTCCAACGATTTCTTGAGACAACGGCGTAGCATCGTAATGTTTATACAGAGATAGATTGTTAATTTTTGATGGCCAGTGTATTCCGTGTAAG
Protein-coding sequences here:
- the LOC115228139 gene encoding uncharacterized protein LOC115228139, coding for MDTRIGETWRNTNKLGSLLGDSEDISRRKMLATAALSRICKKWLQAWPINRALRSRLYNAFVKPVLLYSSSTWGISDAELKTIDSFHRKQLRLLHGIHWPSKINNLSLYKHYDATPLSQEIVGGRWKLFGHILRMDPRAPANRAMDDYFSEHGDKYRGRPRSTLPAVLERDLKLHGKSFKNLDDLESLRDLARYRGAWTRMVQKIVSLVTRVGL